In Coffea arabica cultivar ET-39 chromosome 9e, Coffea Arabica ET-39 HiFi, whole genome shotgun sequence, the genomic window GTCAATAAtacaagcaaataaatttttacaaataattcacTGTCCAAACAAAGTAATTATTAGAGCGTTGGAACTGAATTGGTAAATAAGAGTTATTGCACTTCTAGTAGAGTTGCTCCTTTGATGCTCAGGCTAATAAGTTTTGGCCTTCTTGAAGAGCATTTCCAAGTTGAAATGGCATTTTTTGCGGAAGCGTTGGGtaagacattttttttttcccttgcagATCATTCCCATTTTGAACTAGTGATAGAGCGTCTGAAGCAAATGGCTGCCGAGGAAAAGCAAAACTCCAGTACAGCTGATTCAGTTAATTTGATGGGAGAGGAGGAAGCGGAAGAGGAGACACTTGAAACAAATGAAATGGTCGTCACTGTTGTCTTATATTGTGTTTttgtttaccttttttttttttttttgttcatttgagTTTATCAAGAAACTTTGACGAGGCTTTTAAGGTTGCGATGGCATGGtgatttttacaattttttgtcTCCCTACCTGAAAGAGTTCATTGAGCAAGTAAAAAAGAGATCCCATGACTTACCCTCCACCTCAACCCAAGTGAACTAAGTGTGTTTTCATCTTTGTTGCCATTATTTGGTCCCTGCATTTGTATGATCATTGTGTTGGTATTTGTTTTCTGGTGAAACCTGgtttttttaatcaaatgttctgttttcattttgtgCTACCTGATTCTCATTCCCACAATCTGTCGATATATATAGGATGAAGAAGCAAAGTCTGAACAAATTGATGGAGGAGTGCTTGGCAATATGGAGCCGGATATTTCAGAAACTGAGAGTCCTGAGAAGTCTTATGATAGCGAAGAAGAATTGCTACGTTGGAGTCAATATAAGAGCGAAATTTAACGGGCAGATGTAGTTGGCTAATTTTGTAGAAGCCAGtcagtcaattttttttttttttttttggtttcattccTAATGTGCTATACACTAATATTTTTGAGGGTAGATATTTTGTCAGAATGAAGACCTGAGGATTTTGTTGCTCGCAAATCTTTgagcaatttcttttttctttttattgagGGAATCTCCCCAGCCAttcttcttgttttggctgGCGTAGGAAGGTCACAGATGCGGCCTCTCAActacatttttctctttttcctggCAGCCTCTTTGTTATCATCTTTCCTGATATCTGCTTACGGGTTAACAGCTAGTCTGTGGCCCCTCATGGTATCACTTTTGTATGATTTTTCCCCTCATTTGTACTTCCAATTTTTCGGTCATGCTTCATTCGATTGAAGCTAGTTTACAGGATAACCTGCATCTATTAGTTCTCAACTCAAAGgatttgatcaagaaatgtcatAATGATCAAGAGTATAGCTCATGATTGTGCTTTTCTTCTTGTAATGAATATCTGCATCTTTCACCATGTTCATTTTAAGTTCCTCCACTCAAGCCCCCCTATCTTTACTGCTATTCATGGTTCAATATCTAAACTGGCAGTTTTTATTGTTAAGTAGTACTAGAAGTTATACCCATGGCAGTTTTCATGTGGGTCTGTCTTGAGGATCTACCTTTTCTTAGGATAGCTGTCTTCTGTATGCAGTGAACTCTTTCCTTTCACAGGTTTTGCCTCAAAGATTTGCATAAATTTTAAACTGGCAAGTATGTTGCAGACTTGCAGCTATGGAATCTTCCCCTAACTGCACTGAAATCTTAAATTATCAACTGCATTGTTCAAGATTTCCCTTGTATTATGTTCTTTATCCATTGAAACCGCAAATTATCATCATGTTCACTTTTTGTGCATACAAGGCTGACCGAACGAACGATATTCGGTGGATCAGAGAAGAGGAACTACCTGTTGCAACCTAAGTAACTTCTGCCTGTGATCTGTGTACATTCAATTATAGAAGAATGGTCTCACTATTGATTACACAAATTGCAATCTCAATGGATTGATTTGACTAGTAAGACTCATTCACATTATTCGATGGAAGTTCAAGTTCGAGTTTGATTGCGTGGTGTCTCACTGTTCTAACAAGTTTTGGAACAACATAACTTTCATTTCTTCATAAAATATATGTTCCAACCCCTGGGGTTGGCTAGATGGTTTTGAGGTAGTCTATTTGGTTTCGATGTCACTCGATCCCTTTTAATACTTGTGTGTTCTTGGGGACGCGGTATACAAGTATAGGGAGATTAGTCTGACAAAGTTGGGtattgataaaaaataataataataaaataaactatccattccaaaaaaaaaaaaaaagaatttttagaccATTTATTTAGTAGGTCAATTTGATAGTCCTTGGTCCAAGCTCGTGGCCCATTAACCAAACCCTTAGCAAAATCCCCAGAAATATCTGAAATTACCGCTATATCCCACTCTTCCTTAAACCCTCAACCCTCAGGATTGAGGAATCTTCCCTCCTTCCTGAATCCTGCTCCTGCTGCAACTTTTAATCAATAACCCAGAGATTACCAATTCAGCACACTCGCACACCAACTTCAACATATTCTCTCCTCCTTCACAAAGCACACGAGCAGGGCGAGATATCAAAAACCTTGTAAGAGCCTCGTATAGCTGCTAAAAAAGGGTTCATTACCAAAAAAACTGAAATGAGAACAATTAGAGCTTTGAGGATACTAACCTCATCACTGTCCTCAAATTCCCAGAAAACCCTTTTCAATTCACCTTTTTTGCAGCGGTTTTATGCGGTAGGAACTCAACCAGATCATCTCCCCACAAGCAGTACAGAGGAGGAAGATGATACTACCTCGTCATCATCAGTGTTTGATAGCTCAGAATACGACATGGGTTTTAGTTTAAACGGTGATTCAGAGGCTGGGAAGATTAAGAATCCTACATGGGATGAGAAGTATAGGGATAGAGTGAAAAGCGAAGTTTTTAAAGAAGAGATAAAAAGTTCAAGAATCGTGAAGAAAAgtgaggagaaaaagaaaaatgctgcTGTGCTTGCAATGTCGCTTCTGGATGCCGCTATTAGGTGGCAGGATAAGGAAGATGAGGACGACGACGAAAATAAGGAGGTGACGGTGGAGGATCAGAAGTCTTTGGCTGTTGGAATCATAGGGGCTCCTAATGCTGGGAAGTCTGCTCTTACTAACTTCATGGTGTGTTAGTTGCTACTTTGTTTATATTCCCCTTACTCGTGTATTTTGGAATACAATTTAATGCTGAGTTTTTGGGTTTTCGTGTTTCTGTGATTTCATTTCACTGGGGAGGTCATGTATGTGTTACAAGGAATAAGATACATGCTACTATTGATTAGTAGGGCTGTCTTCTTGGATATTCTGATGGATTTTGGATATATGTTCACATATTTATAGATTAGATTATTTTGGTGGGTTATGTTGTCTCCATAAAGTTGGAGTCCAGTAGTTTGAGGAAGTCCCTGGTAAATTGTTTTATCTATTTTGCCAAAATTTTCTGTACTTTTTTCATGAATGATGAGAGATGAGATTCTTCTGGGGGTGCAATTCGTGCATGTTAAATTCAGCTGGCAATCCTTTAGAATTACTTATGCTTGGTACACGCTTTCTCTGTGAGTGTGTTTTTGCGTCTTATTACACATTCTTTTCTGTATGCCTGTTTGCCTGGCTTATTACCTAAGTCTTGGTTCTACCTGTGTATGTATGTTAAGctattttttttgtatgaatgTTGGCTTAAAACTATATCACTTCCTTTTCCAATTTTGTGAGGGGACTGTACGACAATGATGGTTCAGTTTTGAGTAAGCTTAGTGGTTGAATTTTACTTCAGAGCCCCATATTTGCATTCTTTTCCCTGCTATAGGTAAACTTCTTACTGACTTGATTACTAGACTAATAGAAAGAATAATAATCTCACCACTTCTCTTCGGCAGTAATGAGCGCATCTCTTTTTGTGCACCTTGAAAACAGAATAGTCCTGTTTCAGCTTTGCCTTATATTTCCAAATAATTACCATGGTGTGCTTGCCAAATGGCGTTTTTGAATTTACAATCTTGCATCAGTTCCTTGGAGCAGAGTAGTCTTTTATGAGGATGTATACTTTAAGTTTGGCAGTCTAATTAATCTGTACAATGGCTTCATCTGATTCTATTTTCCTTAGAGTGTTTTCTTcattgcaccttttttttctttgtgggGGCAGGGGTTGAGGAAGGGGTTTTGGAAATAGAGAGAATGCTTTACTTGTGAGCATTTGAAGCCTTCGACTTTAGGACAGTCTGTGTTAGAATTTTTAATGGCCATTCATAATGCGAATTTTCGCacaaagaaaccagaaaaagtCATGGAAATGAGCATCTGTTGTTGTTTTGATCCTCACCTTGCCAGTGTTTTGCTATTGCATCATATAGTTCCTTTGCTCCCTCAGTATTTCATAAGAGAGGGATGAACTTCATACTGTTATTCAATTTGCTCATGCAAATATGCTGCTTGTATGGTTTCTCCTTCTGCCcaaaacagaaaatgtaaatcaAATGAAAGACCAACAATAGTTTAATTTATTTAAGAAGCTAATTGTACTTGTAAACTTaccatatgtttatttttttctttttatttgtttcaGGTTGGGACAAAGGTTGCTGCAGTTTCAAGGAAGATGAATACAACGACGCATGAAGTGCTGGGAGTAATGACTAAAGGACATACACAAATAGTACGTCCCCTTTTGCTTAAGTGGATAAATTGGTTTATCATACTTGTTTCATTCACAGTATTGGTATTCAACACATCTCTTTAGAGCTGTGTTGTAAGTAGCCATGATGTTTTTCAAACACTGAAAGAGGGCAGGGGTATACGAaagaatagttttatgacatgtgcTAATGTCATTATAACTCTTTGAATAGCTCAAGTTACAAACTAAGAATCTTAATATTGGTATAGCATATGGATAACTCGGGTTAGTTTGGAAATTCAAGTGTTGGACCTTCTTTGCGATTTCATGCTTGCTATGAGAATGTACATGGACTTCCCATCCAAAGGCTAACACAGACAGACACATTGAGCTTGTTAGTTAAAGTGCCTCTTTGTATGAATGACTGTTGTAGCATCTGATTGGTGCTGAAGTACTTCTTTGGCTATAGTTGGAATTCGTTTTGGaagcatttcatgcattttgcaCTGTTGGACAATTAATGACAAAATTTTAGCCTGCTCTGAACTCATTACATCTTAGTGAAGTATACTATATGGTGCTGCTAGTTTGGGGTTGTGGTAGCAAGCTTTTCATGGTTGTGGAGAGCAGTTTCCTTCTCTTTGTGGTTTAATACTATATGGTACATTTGGTTAAAATTGAAAATACAAATGTGAACATAGCTTAATTATATCTTCTTTTCCCACAGGTGACAGCTTTATGTATATACCCCAACATAGATGGTCTATGTTTATGTGGTCTCTTAAAGTTTCATCCTAGAAAAGATAATCACATTGTTTTTTCTTGTCTCCTCTTGCAGTGCTTTTTTGATACTCCTGGGCTTATGTTAAAGAAAAGTGGTTTCCCATACAATGATATGAAGGTTCGCATGGAAAGTGCTTGGAGTTCAGTTGGTTTATTTGATGTGCTGGTAATCATATTTGATGTCGATAGACATCTTAAAAGGtaagttttattttttgcttttggTTTGTGTTTTGAGCAAtgtcatttgcttttcttttctcaaacttCTTTCCTgacctttatatatatatacaaatgtatttgtgtgtttgtgtgtatGGCATGGTTCTGGGTGCTCTTGACACCGTACCTGCCATATATTAGGACATCTCAATGCATCCATGCTCTTGTAATTCTTCTAGTTTTGTTACTTTATCCACTCAGATAGTTTATTTTGTCaaccttttgaaaatcttgGTGCTGCcgctttgtcttttttttttttaatgaaaagaaGGTTTAGGTGTTGTTTCTTTTGGAACACTTAAGCTGGTACTCTGACCTATTCTTCCATCACATTGAAGTCCTTACTGATAGGCAATGCTTTGGAACACCATCTGTTTTATTTCTTAGAGGTGTTCCTTTTCATGGGAAGAGTCAATTTAGTATTAGCCATCACTGTGTATGGTAATGCACATGTAGTGCATTACAGGAGTTCTtccttattatttatttatttatttattttgtttgttcGCCAGCTTCAGTAGTTTCTGTTTATACTTCCTCTTGAGAAAACAAGGCAAATGTAATGCTTTTCAAATTTAATGGTTCAGAGTCTCAGCTCAGTCATCAAACTTGCTCCTTATTGAACAATTATGATCATTTGTGctaaaaaaataatgataatgatCAAGTGTGTAGTTTTATCTGTGCACAGGCTTCTGCATCTTAAGTTTACATGTGCATATTTATACAAACTACTTCTGTTGATGCAGTTATAAAGCTATGGATTTATGCCAAATTTTATTACACGTATGCAATTTTTTTTAGCTGAAAATTATCCCATTTTGGAAGACAATTGATGCAAGATTTAGTTTGTCGTATTCTTCTTTAACTTTTGTGAATCGAGAATAGTTGGGTGGTTCTTATCACTTGATCTGTGTACCATGTGTAGGCCTGACTCGAGAGTAATAAGATTGATACAACGAATGGGTTCTCAAGTTAATCCAAATCAGAAGCGTGTTTTGTGCATGAATAAGATAGACTTggttgagaaaaagaaagactTATTGAAGGTTGCAGAAGAATTTAAGGATCTTCCTGGATATGAAAGGTAAGCAGGAAGCTCTTACATAGTCATGCAGTCTGTGTATATGCAATGTGGTGTCTTAACATTTACTTGAGAGATCAAAATAGAAAGGGAAAGCCGCTAACTACTTGCATGTTTTGTGCTGACTTCTCCATACTAGGTACTTTATGATCTCTGGACTAAAGGGATCAGGAGTGAAGCAACTGACTCAATATTTGATGGAGCAGGCATGTTTTATTTCTCCTcgtcttttttctgtttttctgaTTATCATAAATTTTTCAGTATTTATGATGTTAGCCATCTATCTCCTTTCTATTACTAATATGACTGAGTGTACACAACCTTATTGCTACTTTTTAAATACCACAATAAGGATTTAGTGCAATACTACTGACCTTACTTGAGGAGTTATATTCTCTATGAATTTCTGTGGCACCTATTCCTGTACTTAGCAAATGGTGgttgattattgtttcttttcttaattcaaGCATTCATTACGACTACAAGATTATTTCTTAATCTGTAATTATGTGATAGTGTTAAAAAATCATTTGTACTTACAGATACATATCTTTAAATGTAGCTATGTTACACGTATAGATAATTTTTCTCTTAAACCCCAAAGATCACATAGAAGTTTTGTTCATTTGTAACTTTATATGCTAGTAAGGTTTGTGTTTGCTGTGTATCTGCCCTTCAAATATTTTGGTTTGTGTTTCTagtaggaaaagaagaaaaattgaccAAAGAGTTGCTCTAGCTCCAAACAGTATCAGCTCTTTCATCTTTGCATATGTCCATCACTGTGGCCTCTTTCCCCAACTAACCTCTTACAGTTACCTTCACTCTTTCAATATGCTAAACATGGAAGCATCTATACATCTATCACCACTTGAGTGCTTAgcacttaaaataaaaaagtcaTAATAATAATCAAGTTACAATTTGCTAAATTTGAAGGGAGAGTAGGAGTTTATTGCTAACTCTGGGTACGCCAGTTCAGAAAGTATGGAAGATAAATAAAATCTTCATGCATAAAGAAGTTTTTATTGGGAAAATAGGTATACAAATGAAGTGCATGTTGCGAGTGCTAATGAATTTGGTGACgtattttgatgaaatttctcatCTGAAAGAAAGTTCCTTCAAATGCTAAGCTTAAGATATAAAGCTTCCCAATCTTCTGATTGACAGTACTTCTTGGGTAGTTATACAATAATTTGTATGACCAAAGGGCATTGACTACTTTTCCCTTTATTCTGACTTTGAAAGGAAATGCTAATTCATCATTTCCTATATTCCATGTGATTGCTGTATTCTGCATTTTATGTAGTAAAAGTCTCGATATTTGGCCTTCCTACTCTGTTTCTTATCTTCTAATGCTGGTCTTCCCTTTTTTGGCATGATTAGGCGGTCAAAAGACCATGGGATGAAGATCCATTCACTCTTACAGAAGAAGTGATGAAGAACATTTCACTAGAAGTGGTACGGGAGAAATTGTTGGATCATGTACATCAGGTAATGCCTAAAATTAGATTTaacaaattaaatttatttatttataaggTTCATTTG contains:
- the LOC140014787 gene encoding GTP-binding protein ERG-like, giving the protein MRTIRALRILTSSLSSNSQKTLFNSPFLQRFYAVGTQPDHLPTSSTEEEDDTTSSSSVFDSSEYDMGFSLNGDSEAGKIKNPTWDEKYRDRVKSEVFKEEIKSSRIVKKSEEKKKNAAVLAMSLLDAAIRWQDKEDEDDDENKEVTVEDQKSLAVGIIGAPNAGKSALTNFMVGTKVAAVSRKMNTTTHEVLGVMTKGHTQICFFDTPGLMLKKSGFPYNDMKVRMESAWSSVGLFDVLVIIFDVDRHLKRPDSRVIRLIQRMGSQVNPNQKRVLCMNKIDLVEKKKDLLKVAEEFKDLPGYERYFMISGLKGSGVKQLTQYLMEQAVKRPWDEDPFTLTEEVMKNISLEVVREKLLDHVHQEIPYNIEHRLVDWKELRDGSLRIEQHFITPKMSQRKILVGKKGSKIGRIGLEANEELRSIFKRNVHLILMVRLKS